CCCGCTGCGCCTCGCGTGGCGTCTCGCGCTGCGAGAAGCGCTCGGCACGGCCCTGCGGGACGGGTACGTCGTGACGGGCCTCGCACGGCGCGGCGACCGTGCGTGGTACGTGCTGGAACCCGGCCACGGCAGCGGCCTGTACTGACGGAAAGACTGGCCGGGCCACTTGGCTTCGTTGTGGATGGACCGGAATCCGGTTCAGTGGTTCATCGGCATGCCGTTCATCCCGTCCGTGCTGCCGGGCGCGACCGTGCCGTTCGCGGGGGGGACGGCCGCGCCGCGTTCCCTGAGCATGCCGGTGATGAGGTCGATCTCGGCCGTCTGGCTGACCACGATGGCGTTCGCGACCGTCACGACGGGCGGCACGCCGGACTTCAGGCCCTCCTGCGCCATCTGCACGCCGCCCCGGTGGTGGCGCAGCATGAGCTGCAGGTACCGGATTTCGGCCTGCCGGGCGGGGAGGGTGTCGAGGGACTGCACGTCCGCGTCGCTCGCCATGCCCATCGCGGCGCGGTTCATGCCCTGCATGGGCGCGTCCGGTCCGGAGAACGGCAGGCCCCAGATGTCCAGCCAGCCGCCCATCTGTCCGAGCTGCGCTTCCTGCGTGACGGTGATGTCCTGCGCCAGCAGCCGGACGGGTGCCGACACGGGGCGTTCCAGGATGTGCAGGCTGAGTTCCACGGCCTGCCCGTGGTGCAGGCGCATGTCGCGCGCGAAACGCACGGCGGGGCTGCCTTCCTGCGGGAAGCGGTGCGCCTGCCAGAACCACGCGCCGCCCAGGACCAGCAGCACGGCCAGGACGGGCCACAGGAGGCGGAGCGTCCCGCCGCGCCTGGAGGACGACGGGTGGAAGGTGGGGGGGCGGGCCGTCACTGCGTTTCGGTGGTGGAGTACGGCCCGTCGCAGGCCGCGCCGCGTTCGGGGGCGGTGGCACCCTGCTCGTACTTGGACAGGAAGGCCTTGACGCGCGGGTCCGACGCGTCCTGCAGGGACAGTTGCGCGTTCCAGGCGCTCATCATGACGGGCGCGGCCTGACCGGGGTACGGGGACAGCAGCGTGTAGCTGCGGCCGTCCACGGCGGCCTTCAGCTTGGCGACGTCACCGGCGGGCAGGCTCGGCAGGTACGTGATCCATACCGCGCCGTGCTCCATGCTGTGCACCGCGAACTGGTCGTAGAGGGGGTTGTCGTACACGCCGCACTTCTGCCAGCGGGGGTTGTGCGTGCCGCCCACCGGGGGGTGCTCGGTGTACGCGATCTGTCCCTCCTGGTGCTGACCACCCTGGTACTTGAAGGTCTTGACGCCAGTCAGGTCCCCGCCGGAGCAGGACGCGAGGATCACGGGGAGGGCCAGCAGCAGGGCACGGTTCACGAGCACATTATGCCAAGCGGTCCCGCCGGACGCGCGGGACGTTCCGCCACCCGCAGGGCGGGGGCAGGCAGGTCAGCCCGCGATGCTGCCGCGCGCGCGCATGAACGTCTCCTGCGCGCTCAGGTCGCCGGGCAGCTTGCGGTACACGCCGTCCGGCCCGAGCTCCCAGCTGCCGCGCGTGTCGGCCCACTCGGCCGCGACGAGGTCCAGCACGCCGTCCCGGTGACGGGGTTCCAGGATGGGAGCCAGCACCTCCACGCGCCGGTCGAGGTTGCGACTCATCCAGTCGGCGCTGCCGACGTACACGTACGTGGTGTCCGGACCGCCGACCGGACCGTGCCCGAACGCGTACACGCGCGCGTGCTCCAGGTACCGGCCCAGCAGGCTGTGCACGCGGACGTTCTCGGACAGGCCCGGCACGCCCGGCCGCAGGCAGCACACGCCGCGAATCATGAGGTCCACCCGGACGCCCGCCTGCGACGCGCGGTAGATGCCGTCGATCATGGCGGGGTCCGTCAGCTGGTTGATCTTCACGCGCGCCCACGCCTGCTCGCCCGCCGCGACGCGCTCCGCCAGCACCTGCAGCAGGTCGAGCAGGCCCGAGCGGGCCGTGTCCGGCGCGACCAGCAGGCGACCGTACTCCGCTTCGGCGTACCCGGTCAGGTGATTGAAGAGCAGCGCCACGTCCGCCCCGAGTTCCTCGTTGGCGGACAGCAGCGACAGGTCCGTGTACAGCCGCGCCGTCTTGGCGTTGTAGTTGCCCGTCCCGACGTGCACGTACGAACGCAGTCTCCCCTGCTCGCGCCGGATGACGAGCGCCACCTTGGCGTGCACCTTCAGACCGCTCACGCCGTACACGACGTGCGCGCCCGCCCGCTCCAGCTGCCGCGCCCAGCTGATGTTGCGCTGCTCGTCGAACCGGGCCTTCAGCTCGATGAGCGCCACCACCTGCTTGCCGTTCTCGGCCGCCGTCCTCAGCGCGCCCAGCAGGCGGCGGTCGTCGCCCGTGCGGTACAACGTCTGCTTGATGGCGAGCACGTCCGGGTCCACGGCCGCCGCCTCCAGGAACGCCAGCACGCCCGCGAAACTGTCGTACGGGTGGTGCAGCATCTGATCGCCGCGCTGCAGTTCCGCGAAGATCCCGTCGTCCTCGTCGCCCTCCAGGTCCGGAACGTGCGGCGTGAACGCCGGGTAACTCAGTTCCGGCAGGCGCTTCGCGACGTCCTGCGACGGGAACGCCATCAGGTCCGCCGTGCCGAGCGGCCCGTCCAGCTGAAACACGTCGTGATCGTCGAGCTTCAGCTTTTCCGCCAGGAAGCTCAGGAGTGCGGCGGGCATCTCGCGCGTCACTTCCAGCCGTACCACCGCCCCGAAGCGCCTGCGCCGCAGCCCGTCCTCGATGGTCGCCAGCAGGTCCTCGGCCTCGTCCTCGTCGAACTCGTAGTCGGTGTTGCGCGTCACGCGGAACTCGTACGCGGCCAGCACCTCCCGCCCCCGGAACAGTTCCTGCAGGTGCTCGGCGATCACGTCCTCCAGCAGCACGAACACGTCCCCGATCGGCACGAACCTCGGCAGCACGCCCACCGGCACCTTCACGCGCGCGAACTCCGGCTCGTGCCCCTCGTCGTCCCGCAGCTGCACCGCGAGGTTCAGGCTCAGGTTGCTGATGTACGGGAAGGGGTGGCTGGGGTCCACGATGAGCGGCGTCAGCACCGGCTGAATCTGCGTGAGGTAGTGCTCCCGCAACGTCACGCGCGCCTTCTTGCCGAGGTCCGCGACGCGTACGATCCGCACGCCCGCCGCGTGCAGGTCGTTCAGGGTCTTGCGGGTCGCCCGCTCGATCTCCCGCAGCATCCCGTGCGTCCGTTCCCGCACGAGCGCCAGCGTCTCGCGCGGCAGCAGTCCGTCCGGCGATTTGATCACCACGCCCGCCGCGATCTGCCGGTGCACGCCCGCCACGCGCACCATGAAGAACTCGTCAAGGTTGCTGCCACAGATCGCCGCGTACTTCAGGCGCTCCAGCAGCGGGTTGCGGGCGTCCTGCGCTTCGGCCAGCACGCGTTCGTTGAAGGCCAGCCAGCTCAGCTCCCGGTTCAGGAACACGCTGTCCTGCAGGGCACTGGTGGGGTGGGTCTCGCCAGGGGTGGTTTTCTTGTGTTTCATGTGACCTCTCGGGAACCTAGCGGGCGGGCGTCAGCGGGGAGTCAATTCCCGGCGCTGACGCCCGCCCTCATCCTGTAATCACGCACCCGGCCGGGGCCGGGAACCGTCAGGCCTGCCAGCGTTTGAGGAGCAGCACGGCGTTCTGGCCGCCGAAGGCGAAGCTGTTGCTCATGGCGTACTCGACCTGCTGCTGGCGGGCGTGGTTGGGGATGAAGTCCAGCGTGAGCTGCGGGTCGGGGTCGTTGAAGTTGATGGTGGGCGGCAGGATGCCGTCGCGCAGGGCCTGCGCGGTCGCGATGGCTTCGATGGCGCCGGCCGCGCCGAGCAGGTGGCCCGTCATGCTCTTGGTGCTGCTGACGGCGAGCGTGGCGGCGTGGTCGCCGTACACGGCCTGGATGGCAAGCGTCTCGTTGAGGTCGTTGGCGGGGGTGCTGGTGCCGTGCGCGTTGATGTACCCGACCTGTTCGGGCGTGACGCCCGCACCGCGCAGGGCGGCGCGCATGGCGACCTGCGCGCCGCGCCCTTCGGGGGCGGGCATGGTGATGTGGTACGCGTCGGCGCTGGTGGCGTACCCGACGAGTTCGGCGTGGATGCGCGCGCCGCGCGCGAGGGCGTGTTCGAGTTCTTCGAGCACGAGGATACCTGCGCCCTCGCCGAGCACGAAGCCGTCCCGGCTGGCGGTGAAGGGGCGGCTGGCCGTTTCGGGCGTGTCGTTGCGGGTGCTGAGGGCCTTCATGTTGCCGAAGGAGCCGATGGACATGGGCGTGATGGCGGCCTCGGTGCCGCCGGTCAGCATGATGTCCGCGAGGCCCAGCTGGATGGTGCGGAACGCGTCGCCGATGGAGCCGGAGCCGGTGGCGCAGGCGGTGACGACGGTGCTGCTGGGGCCGGTCAGGCCGTAGCGCATGGCGACGTGGCCGGACGCCATGTTGCAGATGATCATGGGGATGAACATGGGGCTGACGCGGTTCGCGCCGCGCCCGTGCGCGATGCCGGACTGCTCCTCCCAGGTTTCCATGCCGCCGACGCCGGTGCCGATGATGGTGCCGCTGCCTTCACCGGCGAGCTCCTCGCGGGTGAGGCCGCTGTCCTGCACGGCGAGGTCCGCGCCGATCAGGGCGAGCTGCACGAAGCGGTCCATGCGTTTGGCTTCGCGCGGGTCGAGGTGGCCGCTCAGGTCGTCGTTGATCTGTCCGGCGATCTTGGCGGGGTAGTTGCTGATGTCGAAACGGGTGATCGGTCCGATGCCGTTGCGGCCCTCGCGCTGCGCCTGCGCAAACGCGGCCTCGCCGATCCCGATGGGCGTGACGGGTCCCATGCCGGTGATGACGACGCGCTTCATTGCTGTTCCCCTGCGGGCTGGACGGTGATGTTCGTGCGTTCTGGCATAGTGACGGCCTCCAAATGCCGTAAATATACCGGACGCTTCCTGAACTCGCTCCAACGGGTGCAGGATGGGCCTTGAGGGAACGCTCAGGCGGACACGGTGCGGGGTGGAGGGGCACTGTGCGGGATGGAGAGGCACGGTGCGGGGGTGGGGGGTGCAATGCGACGGGGCGCGGTGTGACCGCGCCCCGAAGTGTGCCCGTGTGGGGTTACTGCTTGCTGGCGATGTAGTCGACGGCGGCCTGCACGGTGCGGATCTGCTCGGCGTCCTCGTCGGCGATGCTGACGCCGAACTTGTCTTCCAGACCCATGATCAGCTCGACGGTTTCGAGGCTGTCGGCGCCGAGATCCTCGACGAAGCGGGCTTCGGGCACGACCTTGGCCTCGTCCACGCCCAGCTTGTCCACGATGACTTCCTTGACCTGTTCAAATGTATCCATGTGATGACCTCCTGTGGTTGACAGTACCGGCCCAGTGTACACGCCCGTCCGTGAGTGCGGGGCGAGGTGCGGGCCGCGCGGCCCCGGCGTGTTCCTTCACCGTCCGTGCCGCCGCGTCCTGCGGGGGCCGCTCAGCGGACGAGGAGCAGGCCCACCAGGACGACGCCCACCCCGAGCCACTGGTAGCGGCGCAGGCGTTCGTGCAGCACCAGGGCGGCCATCAGGGCCGTGAAGACCGGGTACAGGTTGGTGAGGAGGCCCGCGATGGCGAGCGGTCCGGTGCGGGCGGCCAGCGTGAAGAACAGGTTCCCGAACACGTCGCCGGGGAAGCTGCCCAGGATCAGCCAGGGGCGCTGCGGGCGCAGGCCGCCCTGCCGCGCGGCGAGCGGCACGGCGATGAGGCTGCTGGCGAGGCGCGCGGCAGCGAGCGGCCAGAACACCCCGCCGCCCTGCGGGGTGGCGTGTGACAGCAGCACGAAGAACAGCCCGAAGCCCACGCCCGCCACGAGCGCGAGCGGCAGGCCGCCCCGTCCGCCGTGCGACGGGGCGAGCGAGAACACCACGATGCCCGTCAGGATGAGGGCCGAGCCGAGCAGGCGGGCGGGCGTGAGCGTCTCGCCTGCGAGGAGGCCCGCCGCGACCGGCACGACGGCGCCCATCGCGGCGGAACTGACGGACACGACGCCCATCGGGCCGAGCGCGAGCGCGCGGAAGAACAGCACGACGGCCGTCATGCCGATCACGCCCGTCAGGGCCGCCAGCCACAGCTGCGGCGCGTGCGGGAGCGTCTCGTGCGTGACGAGCGCCAGGGCGAGGTACGCGAGCAGCCCGAGCGGGTGCGTGAGCGCCACCACGCGAATGGCGGGGTTGTGGCGTGACGCGAGGCCCGCCGAGAAGTCCCCCACCCCGTACACGAGGGCGGAGATCAGGGCGTACAGGGTGGAGGCGTTCACCGCGTCACTCTAGCGGGCGGCGCGTGACCGGAGGGTCAGGGGCGCGGGGACTGCCGCTCGCCCTGAAGGTGCGGTTCAGGTGGGCTGGCCGAGGTATTCCCGACCGCCCAGGTACGGGCGGAGCGCTTCTGGGATGCGGACGCGGCCGTCCGCCTGCTGGTGGTTCTCCAAGAACGGCACGAGGATGCGGGGCGCGGCGATGCCGGTGTTGTTGAGGGTGTGCGCGAAGTGGATGCGGCCGTCCTCGCCCTTGTAGCGCAGGCCGGTGCGGCGCGCCTGCCAGTCGCCGAGGTAGCTGCACGAGTGCGTCTCGCGGTACTGCTGTTCGGACGGCACCCACGCCTCGATGTCGTACATGAGGACCTTGCCGGCGCCCATGTCGCCCGTGCAGTTCTGCACGACGCGGTACGGGAGTTCCAGGGCCTGCAGGATGCGTTCGGCGTTCGCGAGGATCGCGGCGAACATGTCGAGCGCGGCGGTCTCGTCGGCGTGCATCATCACGTACTGTTCGACCTTCTTGAACTCGTGCACGCGGATCAGGCCGCGCACGTCGCGCCCGGCGCTGCCCGCCTCGCTGCGGAAGGCGCTGGAGTACGCGGCGTACCGGACGGGCAGCTGGTCGTGCGGGAGGATCTCTCCGGCGTACAGGCTGTTGACGGGCACCTCGGCGGTCCCGGCGAGCATCAGGTCGTCGCCCTCGATCTTGTACACCTGGTCCTCGCCGCCGGGGAAGTGGCCGCTGCCGACGAAGGTTTCGGGGCGGACGAGGGCGGTGGTGCTGAGCATCTCGAAGCCCGCGTCGGCGAGCGTGTCGAGGGCGAGCGTCAGGATCGCCCATTCGAGGCGGGCGGCGTCGCCCTTGAGGAGGTACGAGCGGCTGCCGGACACGCGCGCCACGCGTTCCGGGTCGGCCCAGCCGTGCCGTTCGAGGAGCGCGACGTGGTCCTGCGGCGTGAAGTCGAAGGTGGGGGGCGTGCCTTCGCGGCGCAGTTCGACGTTGTCGCTGTCGTCGCGGCCGACGGGGACGCTGGGGTGCGGGATCTGCGGAACGCGCAGCAGGAGCTGCTTGAGGGCGTCCTCGTGCGCGCGGAGTTCCGGTTCGATGGCCTTCAGGCTCTCGGCGAGGTCCTTGCCTTTCTGGATGAGGAGGGGGCGTTCCTCGGGCGTGGCCTTGGGGACGAGTTTGGCGTTCTGGTTGCGTTCGGCCTGCATGACTTCGGCGCGCTGCTTCAGGTCGAGGAGTTCCCGGTCGACGCGGAGCAGGTCGTCGAGGTCGAGGTCGACGCGTTTGAGTTCGGCGGCGCGGCGGACCTCGCCGGGGTGCTCGCGGATGAATTTCAGGTCGAGCATCAGCCTTCCACCGTGCGCGGCACGCGGATGAAGCCGTCCTGGTGTTCCGGCGCGAGGTCCGTGACGGTCCGCCGGTCGAACATCTCACCGGGCTCGTCGGCGCGCAGGACGTTGACGAGGTGCACGGGGCGCTGCATCTCGGGGACGCCCTCGGTGTCGAGTTCCTGGAGTTTCTGGAAGTACCCGAGCATCTTGTTGAGGTCGTGGAGCAGGTCGCCCTGTTCCTGTTCGGTCAGCTCCAGTCGGCTGAGCGTGGCGAGATGCTGCACTTCGGCGGCTTCGATCATGGGGGGAAGTATAGCGGTGGGGCGCGCCCGGCCGGGAGCGGCAGCGTGGGTGGCGAGGGCGGCGGGGTGGGGCGCGGTTGAACCGGATGCAAACAGGTGAAAGGAGGGGTCTGATTTGCACAAACCCTGATTCTCGATACAGAATCACACCCCCCAAATCGCCACACTGTGGCATGCCCCTCTCGCTGGTCTGGTTCAAACGCGACCTGCGCGTCCACGACCACGCCGCGCTCACGCTCGCCGCCGAACGCGGCCGGGTGCTGCCCCTGTACATCTGGGAGGACGAGCAGCTCACGCACCCGGAGTACTCCAGCACGCAGCTGACCCTCACCAACGACGCGCTCGCGCACCTGTCCGGCGACCTCGCGCGGCTCGGCGCGCCGCTGCACGTCCGGCACGGCGAGGCCGCCAGCGTCATCGCGGCCCTGCAGGCACAGTATGGGTTCACGGCCATCTA
The sequence above is drawn from the Deinococcus aquiradiocola genome and encodes:
- a CDS encoding DUF3105 domain-containing protein — protein: MNRALLLALPVILASCSGGDLTGVKTFKYQGGQHQEGQIAYTEHPPVGGTHNPRWQKCGVYDNPLYDQFAVHSMEHGAVWITYLPSLPAGDVAKLKAAVDGRSYTLLSPYPGQAAPVMMSAWNAQLSLQDASDPRVKAFLSKYEQGATAPERGAACDGPYSTTETQ
- the serS gene encoding serine--tRNA ligase encodes the protein MLDLKFIREHPGEVRRAAELKRVDLDLDDLLRVDRELLDLKQRAEVMQAERNQNAKLVPKATPEERPLLIQKGKDLAESLKAIEPELRAHEDALKQLLLRVPQIPHPSVPVGRDDSDNVELRREGTPPTFDFTPQDHVALLERHGWADPERVARVSGSRSYLLKGDAARLEWAILTLALDTLADAGFEMLSTTALVRPETFVGSGHFPGGEDQVYKIEGDDLMLAGTAEVPVNSLYAGEILPHDQLPVRYAAYSSAFRSEAGSAGRDVRGLIRVHEFKKVEQYVMMHADETAALDMFAAILANAERILQALELPYRVVQNCTGDMGAGKVLMYDIEAWVPSEQQYRETHSCSYLGDWQARRTGLRYKGEDGRIHFAHTLNNTGIAAPRILVPFLENHQQADGRVRIPEALRPYLGGREYLGQPT
- the gatC gene encoding Asp-tRNA(Asn)/Glu-tRNA(Gln) amidotransferase subunit GatC, translated to MIEAAEVQHLATLSRLELTEQEQGDLLHDLNKMLGYFQKLQELDTEGVPEMQRPVHLVNVLRADEPGEMFDRRTVTDLAPEHQDGFIRVPRTVEG
- the ppk1 gene encoding polyphosphate kinase 1, translated to MKHKKTTPGETHPTSALQDSVFLNRELSWLAFNERVLAEAQDARNPLLERLKYAAICGSNLDEFFMVRVAGVHRQIAAGVVIKSPDGLLPRETLALVRERTHGMLREIERATRKTLNDLHAAGVRIVRVADLGKKARVTLREHYLTQIQPVLTPLIVDPSHPFPYISNLSLNLAVQLRDDEGHEPEFARVKVPVGVLPRFVPIGDVFVLLEDVIAEHLQELFRGREVLAAYEFRVTRNTDYEFDEDEAEDLLATIEDGLRRRRFGAVVRLEVTREMPAALLSFLAEKLKLDDHDVFQLDGPLGTADLMAFPSQDVAKRLPELSYPAFTPHVPDLEGDEDDGIFAELQRGDQMLHHPYDSFAGVLAFLEAAAVDPDVLAIKQTLYRTGDDRRLLGALRTAAENGKQVVALIELKARFDEQRNISWARQLERAGAHVVYGVSGLKVHAKVALVIRREQGRLRSYVHVGTGNYNAKTARLYTDLSLLSANEELGADVALLFNHLTGYAEAEYGRLLVAPDTARSGLLDLLQVLAERVAAGEQAWARVKINQLTDPAMIDGIYRASQAGVRVDLMIRGVCCLRPGVPGLSENVRVHSLLGRYLEHARVYAFGHGPVGGPDTTYVYVGSADWMSRNLDRRVEVLAPILEPRHRDGVLDLVAAEWADTRGSWELGPDGVYRKLPGDLSAQETFMRARGSIAG
- a CDS encoding DUF305 domain-containing protein; the protein is MTARPPTFHPSSSRRGGTLRLLWPVLAVLLVLGGAWFWQAHRFPQEGSPAVRFARDMRLHHGQAVELSLHILERPVSAPVRLLAQDITVTQEAQLGQMGGWLDIWGLPFSGPDAPMQGMNRAAMGMASDADVQSLDTLPARQAEIRYLQLMLRHHRGGVQMAQEGLKSGVPPVVTVANAIVVSQTAEIDLITGMLRERGAAVPPANGTVAPGSTDGMNGMPMNH
- a CDS encoding DMT family transporter, giving the protein MNASTLYALISALVYGVGDFSAGLASRHNPAIRVVALTHPLGLLAYLALALVTHETLPHAPQLWLAALTGVIGMTAVVLFFRALALGPMGVVSVSSAAMGAVVPVAAGLLAGETLTPARLLGSALILTGIVVFSLAPSHGGRGGLPLALVAGVGFGLFFVLLSHATPQGGGVFWPLAAARLASSLIAVPLAARQGGLRPQRPWLILGSFPGDVFGNLFFTLAARTGPLAIAGLLTNLYPVFTALMAALVLHERLRRYQWLGVGVVLVGLLLVR
- the acpP gene encoding acyl carrier protein, which produces MDTFEQVKEVIVDKLGVDEAKVVPEARFVEDLGADSLETVELIMGLEDKFGVSIADEDAEQIRTVQAAVDYIASKQ
- the fabF gene encoding beta-ketoacyl-ACP synthase II, yielding MKRVVITGMGPVTPIGIGEAAFAQAQREGRNGIGPITRFDISNYPAKIAGQINDDLSGHLDPREAKRMDRFVQLALIGADLAVQDSGLTREELAGEGSGTIIGTGVGGMETWEEQSGIAHGRGANRVSPMFIPMIICNMASGHVAMRYGLTGPSSTVVTACATGSGSIGDAFRTIQLGLADIMLTGGTEAAITPMSIGSFGNMKALSTRNDTPETASRPFTASRDGFVLGEGAGILVLEELEHALARGARIHAELVGYATSADAYHITMPAPEGRGAQVAMRAALRGAGVTPEQVGYINAHGTSTPANDLNETLAIQAVYGDHAATLAVSSTKSMTGHLLGAAGAIEAIATAQALRDGILPPTINFNDPDPQLTLDFIPNHARQQQVEYAMSNSFAFGGQNAVLLLKRWQA